Below is a genomic region from Henckelia pumila isolate YLH828 chromosome 3, ASM3356847v2, whole genome shotgun sequence.
gaaatcgatgattggatgaataaatatcaagggtgtagtcaatCGATATCAAGgtttgtctcttattgatttcttcagtttatttctcaatcttgcatgatagtgataatatttctttttaattgcttaaattttcagtagttaattccaaaactaaaaaaaaaaccccatttattttatttagaacacattaaatttgtcttttctcgtgggaacgatgcctactcacactactacatattCTTGGTTATcagattgagttgggtaatttgggcgtaacGCGACTTAACGCTACCATGGCACCAAATTTCATTCATCTCCATGAGTTTGAGGGAAAGTAAATAAACCCTACCATAAACCTTTTAACTCCTTTTAAAATGAACATGTTTTATGTTCTTGAACCATGTTTGTTTGGAATTTGAGTTAGTGAgttcattttgttttgttcaTATTTTGAACCTTAAATTTTAAACCTCCATTGGAGGTGCCCTAAGGGAGAGGGCTTAGTGAAGGACATAAAATTTAGTTAATTATAGATATGAAATTTGAAGTTTTCGTATTTGGGTGATACAACTTTCATTGAAAAAAGTGTTGGTCTCATTCTCATAACACCGGAGCCTTGATATTTGAATAACTATTCGTGCAAAAACAAGATCGATAAATTATGTAAATGAAATCAAGGGAACGCATTGAAACCAATACATTTCAATGTGAATCGCAACCTACAGTATGATACCATACTCTCGAAACATAAAATTTGAGTAGCGACAATCTTAAACAATATGGTTCAAAACTTGGTATAAAAGGTTTTCACTTACCAACAGCAGTTAAGGATGATAGGCAAAAAAATTTAAGCATAGCGACATACTTATACATAAAAATTTAGAGTAGTGACATGCTTAAACATATATCGTCCAAAACTTGGTATAAGAAGTTTCAACTCATAAACACAGTTCAAGGTTGATAGGCATCAGGAAGCTTGAGGCCCACACTTGCAGCAGATTTCCCTAATATTTTCTTCATCTCATCTGCCCTATCCACTGCAATGTTGTATGACAACAATAAATCCTATCAATAAACCGTTTTTGAAATGGTAAAAAACTAGAAACCAAAAATTTAGCAATAATTTGTCCTATATTCAAATATTAATAAAGATGAATAAAGCCTCAAACATGGAGCATTATGTTTAGTCTCACTATTGATTTTAATCCGATACTGAATCAAAACACTATTTCAAAAGTTGCATATCTTTTCCCACCAATTAGCCTACAAATGAACCACGTAAGATATACTTAATGTGGTgccaaatcaaatcaaatatgaaGTTAACAAATGCATCATAGTTCATCAAACTTTCAAGCCAATGCATGATCTGTAGAAGCCCCATAAAGTAAATTTCAATAAATACTAAACAGCGAAATAATTTCGAGGTTAACTTGTTATGTAACAAAGCTACAAAGGAATTACAAATATAGAGGCACAAAAATACAAATTAACAGGAAAGATCAAGTATTCACAAATGCTCAAAAACTTCTAGTcacaaacaacaaaaaataattcGGTTACAGGTAATTACAATGATCAAACATTATACAACAAAAATACTATAACTCATGCATAAACTATATACTAAATGTTAATTGTTCTTCAATCATATATAGCATCAATTATTCTTTTATAACCAGTTACCACAAAATATtagtatataaatttattttcgaGGTTAACTTGTTATATAACAAAGCTACAAAGGAATTACACATATTAGAGGcacaaaattaccaaaaaaacaaCAGGAAAGATCAAGTACTCACAAATGCTCAAAAACTTCTAGTcacaaacaacaaaaaataattcGGTTACAGGTAATTACaatgatcaaatattatacaacaaAAATACTATAACTCATGCATAAACTATATACTAAATGTTAATTGTTCTTCAATCATATATAGCATCAATTATTCTTCTTCTAACCAATTACCACAAAATATtagtatataaatttattacgAACAGACTATCATTGGTGAAGAAGTCAGAAATAATCACCTTGTGATGATGGATACTGTTAAGATAGAATGTGTAATCACTGGCAAGCTTCAAGTTCCTTGACTCCTCAAAGTTGATATTCTTCCTAAATTCTTTCTTGATAAAATCAGTGAAATGGGCCTTGCATTCTTCTTTCCCAACATGTTTCCTAACTTCTTTTAGAAGATGTCTATACACCTTCACTGACGTATTTGCTCCTTGAAATGATGAATTCATTTCAGCTTTGAATTATTTCTCTTGTCCACTTACAGAATTGTTTCTCCAAGACAAATGAGTGACAGATATATCTCTTGATAGAGCCTCAACCAGCAACTAAACTGCAATCCATTTTCATATAATCATAAGTGGAAGGAAGATTTACATTTCTTTTTTCTTCTATTTCTTCTTCTATTTGTAGATGTTGGTTTAAAAAAGCGCACAACATTCCTAGTGTTATAACTAAATGAACCGAACCAAATTAGCAAAACCGAACTGAAACGATACCCACAGATTTCCCTATTAAAACCGAACCAAACGAACTAATTAAAAATCCTTTTGCAGTTTGTTTGACAAACGGTAGGAAaatgcttttttttttcccctcaCAAATCAGTGATCAACATAAACCATTACTTAACTAAATTAACCACTATATGCTTCCATTGACTGGCACCTAGAGCCACAGCCTACTGAACGAAAAATCACAATAATAACATATTTTGGAAAAGTAGAATGGTTATTAAAGAAAGAGGTTTAAATCCACCAAAAAATCACAACTAAAAACAAACGAAAACGAAGAATTACCTCTCACGATTATCGATTTCTAGTCATTGATGCAGATTCTCTGTTTTAAGTTTCGAAAGTTAGGGTCAGGGAACAGGGGAGAGAGAGAAGCAAGAACGATGGTTGTTGGTCTGTGGAAATGAAAGGATTTTTTCGGGTTTTCTTCGTCAAAAGTGTAACAAGGGAGGGAGAGAAGCAACGTTATTTAGAGCATCCACAACC
It encodes:
- the LOC140887608 gene encoding uncharacterized protein; its protein translation is MNSSFQGANTSVKVYRHLLKEVRKHVGKEECKAHFTDFIKKEFRKNINFEESRNLKLASDYTFYLNSIHHHKDLLLSYNIAVDRADEMKKILGKSAASVGLKLPDAYQP